Genomic DNA from Oreochromis aureus strain Israel breed Guangdong linkage group 2, ZZ_aureus, whole genome shotgun sequence:
GTCTACATGCTTTATGAACTAACTTTATCAAGCGTCACATCCACCaggtgttttttgggggttgaCTAACTAGAGCATGTTCTTTTCTCCTctgtttttaagcttttaatTTCCTAAATCCTTGGACCAGATGAGGCTCAGTGTAAGCTGGTTTCCTCACAACAAAAGAACCCATGTCCTGCAGGCGTTATCTTCAGCGATGAACCGAACCTGCTCGGCCTTCAGTACGGTTACAGCCTGCAGGATATCAAATTCTTCTCCCCTCAGCATCAATCTGAGCCAGGCTTGTTCTGCATTTTTTGTAAAGGACTGCTTTGTCTGCGTTTACATTTGTTCAGAtatgaaacaaagcagaaaaacattCAGTGGCAGGACATGACATTAACTGTGATGCTTGTTCATTTTAATGTGCTTCTTTGTGCTTACGAAAACAAAAGCTGGAAGGTCAGACGAAGGTAACTGCAAGCAGAGgactctttatttttccttctcctgCTTCCTGCATTTAAAAAGGGATGTGACACTTTCAACTCAAACTAGTGGCAGTGTGTCATTACATCTGAGATGAATGCAAATTAACCACAACAGCCTGTTAAAAAGTGTTGAATAGTACACATACTTTTTTAAGTGCAGCATGTGTGAAGTGGTGGATCTGTGGTATCTTCATGATTGAGAATTTGAGTAAAGTGGTAAAATAGAGGTTAGGGGGTATTCTACAAAAAAATAGTctctttaaaatgtttacaaTATCACAGGAACGTTTATCTTCGCTGGTTTGATGCGCATTACAAAAGACTGGTTGCCTTTGTATGGAGTTTGAGAGCTGCTACTTTTTAAAAGAGGAAATCTGCCATCAGCTAATCTTACACTGCTGAAAATCAACAATCTGGGAGTTATTTTTGTGGTAAAGATCCAAACTGTGCTCTTTTTCCTAGAATACCTATCTTCCATTACCCTGTGTCATCCACATCTACAGGTGGCAATTCCCTACATTTTTCCAGAATGCCTTTTAAACAAGTCATTTGTATCCAGTAGGGATGTAAAATTACTTTATTTCAAAAAGATGAAATGAAATGTAACAAATTGATTCTGTAATGCTTTCTACTGTGACGATGATGTCCGTAGTATGTTTTGCTCATGCATTATCATCCCAGGGTGTCAAACACAGACATTCTGTCTGTGGCTGCTGGCCTGTTTGATCCGTGCGAGGTGTTCTGTGGTGTTAATATGGAGATGCACTGGCTGTAATATTTGACAGTGAGAAACAAGGATATTAATCTTATGTGGGAGGCAAGGTGGTGAtgatgtaaagtacaggtttttcagtgtttgtgtttcatgtccattttgttgtcattttacGTTCACCTTCACTGGGTGCTTGGTCGGGTTTATGCACGAGAACTAGCTGGTTATTTTTAGGAAAAGATGGCCGttttgattaaaatattccCCTCAACAACGCTGCAACTTGAAAAATGATAGTAATCGGACTCTTGTAATTAAGAGTCCATATAGCAACACTTATCTCACTATTAGCTGGTGCGTCTCAGTACTAACGTCCTACATTCAAAATGTGCATCTCAGACAAAATGACTGTATTTGATGCCCTGGGAATAAGATTGCTCCAATTCAAATTCTGAATACGTTTTAAACTATTAGATTCcaattttttatcttttaggttttaaatgTTTCCTGATGTGTCAATGAAACGTCATAAATTAGGTAAGCTGGTTTTTAATGGTACTATGGGGGCAGAAATGTTGGGGCTAACCCCCCACCTCCTCTGCCCTTGTTTTGATAATCATTTCTGGATATCTCAGGTATACAAGAACCTTGAGGAAGTCTCACCCCCAAATAGCATGCTACTGATGTGGACAGACCTGtaacaccacaaaacaaaaccacaccAGTTTTTTCAACAGTGTAAGCTTTTTTTAGGTGGATTTTCCCTTTAAATCATATACTAaattcaaaacacaaacagacaaatgtcTGGCTTTTAGGTTCCCTGTGTGACAGATTGAGTCCTTGTCACAAGGTTTGTTGAGTTCACTAacataatatttttattatgatttgttttttcataGTGGTGATACTTTTACAGTGGAGAATAATTCTCAAGccaaatctttctttttttctttcttttttttaaaactgtagcTCTCAGGTCTTTAGGGGTCTATCAACTATGTGCTTATTTTGTTCCTCTGCTTTATATAAACCCACAGTAGCTATGGATACATTTAAAAGCTATGAAAAAAGTGAATGTATTCAAgagctattttctttttatttcacattGCTTGATATGGAAGTTGAGAAATATGCTGAAATCTATGTGTAACGCAACGGGCAAACACATCCAGTTGTCCCACTCTCTTTGCCCTTATGTTTACAGGTTAGATTTGCAGCTGCTGTTAGCAGAGTAATGATGGCGAAAAAAATTAGACAATCCATGATTGGGAATAGTGAGTGCTATCAATCAAGAGTAGAAAAATAAGCATGCTTCATGTTTTGCACAGCATGGTGTTGATGCACACTGTGGAAAAAATGTCCATCTTAACACTGAAACATATATTTTTGTTAACATAGCACAGTTGTTCTTTAAAGTACCACACAATCACTAATTTAGGGGTAAATAAAAGTTATTATGATAAGTATATTTGTCTCTAACATTGGCATCAATGATTTAGCGTCAGAAATAGGAATGAAATATCCAgtttatttatcttatttcaatatttttatttccatAGCTCTGTCATTGTAAACCAGGGCTAAGTGATGATGAGAAAAGAAATACTCTGTATAGATAAACCTAAATTATGATGTAGTAATAGAATATTTGCAGTGTAGGAAACTCCCAGCATCAAGATGAAGTTTCTGAATTATATTGAACTTTAAACACAGACTGGCTTCTACTGAGTCACTgatattcttttttattttgagaCACATTTCTTGTTAAAATGGACATTTTTGAAGTATCCGTGTGCTCACAGGACTATCATTGGGTTTCTGCGAAAGTTTGGATGTGAGAGAAAAATGTTTGAATTTACTAAGTGCTTACACTAGATATCCTGTATGCTAACCCTGGATGGATCAGATACAGCGGTAACTGGTTTGAACTGTGATGCTCCAAAGTTGGGCACTGATGGAGCCACTGAAGAGTAGGTTTATATGATGTGATGGAAAGAAAGTGTATAAATTgtgaataaagttttaaaatccaaagtttgcatttcagtgacatttttcttttgtggtCTGTGTTTTGAATGAGCCATACAGTTtggtttaacatgttttaaatggGCAAATATAGTTCAcaacaatttcatttttttttctttatttggttTTCtaacaaacaaggaaaaaaacgtaaaaaggaaaacagtttAACGCAAGAGTGCACATTCTTATGTGGTGCTGCCACTGTTATGTTACTGGTCAGCTATTTCTATAAGAGGTTATCATCTTCCATAAGCATTTGTTTGTTCCTCTGGTTGGAGGTTTTCTGAGACATCAAATAGTTCGGTATATGAATAACCACCGCCACTACAACCGCATAGCAGCCCTACTTCTAAAAAGGCTTGTGTAGAGAGAGATGAGCACaaaactacacaaaaacagaagcagcGGCTCAGAGGAACCCTCTTCAATGTGTTTACATCAGATCAAACGCTGTGCCGGGGAGAATACTTCAGACATTGTGTTAAAATATACACAGCGCAACTATAAAGAACACAATGGAAAATTTTTCAGGAAACACAAAAGgcattttttcattgtttgcaGCACCACTGACGAGTATCGCTCTGCCACATGTAATTTGCAGGTGTTACTCCATTTCCTAAATAAatagattttgtttatttggttatgttttgttttttttgcacatttaatgaaaaaaaaataatgatgtttcctttttcttaGAGTGTAGTGAGCTCCCTGGCCACCATACTTTAGCCTTTAGAGGACAAAATTGAGCTCTGATCACTTTCATTATGCACAGTGGGCAGCCCACATATTATGCTTTTACAAGTGTGTAATATTTCAGGGAAATGGAAACATTCACAGGGAAGGGTAGTGAATATTTTAAGAAGAAACTCTGCTAATATTGTATTTGGCACCAACCGGCACTGCAGGCTGAAGAGCTTCAACTCACTGTGTATCTAGAAACTGAGACAAATTACTGATGGAAAATTCACAACTGAATACAATTTTTAGCTATTCTAAAATTGTGGTCTAAAGGCAGATCAATGATATATTGTTTCTTAGCCCCAAAACACTAAAACCCTGGAAGTTATACTGCCTGTATAGATTCGTTGAGTACCATGTCTCGTTCTTCTATCACTGACAAAACTCTCAGTGCAGATACAGATGGACCCTGAAAATAAAGCCTGTTAAAGTCACTCATAATACACTTTATGACCAGTGAGTGGCTTCTCATACTTCTCTTTATACTTTAGATCTTTTAGGGAAATAATAGGTTGCACTACATCGTTAAGAGCTCTTACTGTTTTCTACAGCAAGCAAGACATTTTAAGTCTGCATTCTGCAAAGAACTAATAAGAACAAGTGAAACTAAGATGTTTTTCCATGAGGTAAATTTAACATGACTGAGAAGTGGTTACATGCATGAGAGgatgtactgttttttttttaacataacacCTACATGTGTCAACATTGTTTTGCACGTAGCGCTTTCCTTtttctggcagctgtaactggtGAGGCCACTCTCCTCCTCCCATGGAGCTGGCCTCTTTTAGTCTACTGGGGGTTTTTTGGAACCCGAATTCCTTCTTTGCTTGGCCAATAAAAAGCAGGAGGGACGCTCATTTCCAGTAGTTTCACATTTAGCACCCATTGGAAACCATGTGGGCCCAGACCGCTGCTCTGCTGCTCGCCTGCTGCCTCTGGCCAGCTGAGGCTCAGACTGAAAGGGGTCAAAGCATCTGGGATCCACCTATCAAATTCAACACCAAGGCTAAAGACTCATGCACCATGATTGTCACCGGTCAAGGGGAATTCACGAGGCTGAGACTGGCATGCCAGAGGAACAAGCGCTCTTACTGGTGTGACTACATGGGCAAGCCTCAGACCTGCACCCCTTACAACAAAAATCCTCGACACTATTTCGTGCAGATGATGTGGAACCTGAGAAAGCTGGACAATGCCTGCCAGGCACCAAGACAGATTAAACCTCACATGTGCAGGAAGGCAACTGATGACTCTCAGATGGTCTTCTCATCATCTTCATTCTCCCAGTCACGAGCAGAGGCTTCTTCTAGGAAAGTAGCAAGACCTCAACGTCGGCCTAGACCAACAAGACAAGCTGACACAAAATCTATTCGAGAGCCACAAAAAGAAACGACCACTCAGGAAACTAGTACTcaaccaccaccaacaacacctCCTGTTGAGAGCAACGCTAAAAGAATGGCTCGGCAGAATTGCTGGAGGTCGTTGCAGGGCATCTGCTCGTTCTTCATTGGTTTGTTTCGTAATTAACCAGAAAGGTGAGCAGCAGTATTGGGCCTGTTTGTTAACATGAAAAACTTTTTTCTTATATTCATTTATAACTAATCTAGAATGAGGCTATTTAATTAAGTTAGAttccagcattttctttttctttttttttgctactcTTTATTATATTGCCTATGCACCTAGTTTCCACCTTGCACATTCTTATGTGTTATATTCACAGCTTTTAACCTCTAATGAAGATAACTTGACGTCTGGCTCAAGCAGCCCTTGGAGGAAAATTCCAAACGAGGAGTTTGTTAGCCTGTTGTAGAACTGTAACACCCTCTTCAGGGCAAGCTGTGGTATTACAGTGACTTTCAAGTACTTCTCTCACTCAAACCAACATTTATCAGCCTCCATTAAGAGCCAAGCTGGAAGAACTTATAGGTCTCACTTGACTATGTAATGACAAATGTTTTGCATGAACAGCCTGTACTGAATGATACTGCTTTAACATGTAAAGtatgtttattatgtttattactTGTATATTATCTGTTTGCATCACTCGATATTACCTTCAGAATTGTTCGGGGATAGTCTTATTTTGCTCTGGTTTTCCATGCTGGTGTATTTGTCCCAAAAAAATGTATAACGaatgtgaaaatgttttattaaataaacattttcaatctcttTGTGTTgattaatttcatttcattaacaTTCCTGATTAAAAATATTAGATAATAAAACTGCAAGCAGAAGTATTTGGGTTATTGAGTTGTCTAGGGTATCGTAGTGTgcagtttaatattttaaagccaTAAGACTCGCCTGCTGTACCGTATATGACCGTTAGGTGTTTGGTGCTTTGAGACCAAGTTCAATCAATCAGCAGTTTTCTCCTGCAGAAACATCTGGCTCCTTTCAAGATATTCAAAGCCATTTCATCTCTGGCACGGTGTACTTACAGATGGCCTTGTGAAGGTCTTTTAAGACTCAAGgttatttgcatttgtttaaatTATGAACTTAGATCATTCTAAAGCAGGTGGAACTTGAAGCAGAAAATCTGGAACAACAGATAACTTTTAGTTTTGAGAGCTTAACATAAGCCTTGCAAGTGCTCATGATTATTCAGGTCCATAGAAGCTGCAAACAAGTTTAACAATTATATCAGTTGTGGGTTGATGAAGTTTTGGTTCTAAATTGACAGTGTTTATAAAAAGTTTTTATTATGTATGAGGGTAATTTCATTTTCTATCAGCCATGTAATTTTAAACGTCTTTCCCCCACACACAGCTTAGTTTGATGACACAGGTACCAGGTTCAAAGTATCCCTAATCTATTCTAGAACTCAATAAACTTTATAAGCTCTTCagtcatgctgtgtgtgtgtgagggtgtgtgagtgtgagcgtGTGAGTGCAAGTGAATATATTTGAAGGGGAGGGCTGATTATGTGGCAGCATATTGCAATCTGCAAGTAAGGGCAACACTCTCATGTGTGAGGACTGCAAACCGAAGTTTCTCTAAAAACTTCAGGTAAGGAAAAGCACCACAACTTAAGCTGCACCCTAATCTGGCAATAATATTTGGGGTGTGCTACTTACATCAGTGTAGTATATATGTAATGTGCTCACAGTTAAGTTTTTGTAAAATGCATTCTGTGAAATCCTTGTGGCTAGGTTCAATATTTATAAAACACCTGTTAAACACATTGTCTTCAGCTCTATTTCCAATATTTACTAGGCTGTATTCTGTTTATAACTGTTGTAGTTATACTGTAGGTGATATAGTTGCATAGCTGCATAATCAAGGGATAATTGCACCATCACAACTGTAATATgatgcatttacatttttattttttaatcagtaTTTAAATCTGTGCCtctttttaaccatttttaaaCCTCTTCCTTTCTTATAGTCAAGGTGCATGTGCTCcgtgttttttcaaaatttcgTTTATGGAATAATTTTTAGATTGCatctttgcatttttcttttttgtccttCCAAACACCTCTTTGACTTGAAACTGTCTTGAATGTACTGTACAAAAAATACTTAATGCTGTTTTGTGCTGTCTAAATCCAAAACTATTCCCACAACATTCAGTTTCCACTTGAAATGTTGGTTTAACGGGGGATTAAGACATGTCTTTCTCCAAAGGGAAATGAAAGGGTTTTAAGGTCAAATATCTAAATCTGATTTAATCCTTTGGCAGGTTGTGTTCTACTGATTTCATGGCTCTCCTCACAAACGTCACTATCATCCTGGTCCTGGCTTGTATTTCCCATCAGGTGATGTTGGGTAGCTGCCAGAAGAGCGGTGGACGGAGGGGACGAGGCATGGACAAAGGACAGCACAAGGATAGGTCAGGAGCAAAAGTGGGCCGCCAAACAAAGTctgtctctgcacagctcaTGAGAGGCAAAGTGGTCACCAGAGACAAGTTAGAATGTGCCTGGGTTGCAACAGGTGAAGATATCGTCATTCTCAGCATCACGTGCAAGAAGGAGGACAGGAGCTTCAGCTGCGAGTATACTGCCAGACCAACTGCTTGTCCTGAGTATGCCTCAAATGTTAAACTTTACTGGAAGCAGATCGGCAgggagctgaagaagctaaacaGTCTCTGCCAGGACAGCAGTGCTTTTGTCAGGGCAGGTATGTGCAGAAGAGCTGCCAGAGAGGCTCATTTCAGACTGAATGTAACACAGAGGGTGAAGACTTCTCCACTGTATACCCCAACTTCTCCAGTCAAAGCTGTCAAATCCTGTCAAGCTgataacaggaggagagcagaggAGTTCTGCAACAACCCCTGGTCAAGTGTTTGCACATTTCTATTTACTATGGTGCAGGATTATGATTGCTgatacagaaaaactggaatTAGTTCAGCTTTTCTGCAGTCACATACAGTAAATACTTGTCCCATAGATTCTTCATATAGATGCTTACTACTCAACAAAAACATACTCAATGAACAGTTTTTGCTCTATCGCTTTTGGAGAAACTTGTGTAAGCGTTCAAGCCTATTGAGACAGAGATAATATGTAGAATATTAGTTTCTcgattttcatttcttttcctgTAACTTCTAATTTCACttgggtatttttttttctattatagCCATATTGAAATTACCTCTCCTTCTCAATATAAAATGCctacttaaataaaaaaatactctgTAAAATAATGTCAAACCCATTTTCTGTCTCTCCCAAATGTGCACACTCTTGCCTGAAGGCTTTTCATGGGAGGTTAAATGTTTGAGAATGTCTGGTATTGACATAGCAATTTAAGCCAGAGGGAGTGTGATTTCTAGAAACCTCAGCCTGCATACCTTGGCAATGAGAGGCCTGTGAAGCCACAA
This window encodes:
- the fgfbp2a gene encoding fibroblast growth factor binding protein 2a; the protein is MWAQTAALLLACCLWPAEAQTERGQSIWDPPIKFNTKAKDSCTMIVTGQGEFTRLRLACQRNKRSYWCDYMGKPQTCTPYNKNPRHYFVQMMWNLRKLDNACQAPRQIKPHMCRKATDDSQMVFSSSSFSQSRAEASSRKVARPQRRPRPTRQADTKSIREPQKETTTQETSTQPPPTTPPVESNAKRMARQNCWRSLQGICSFFIGLFRN
- the fgfbp1a gene encoding fibroblast growth factor-binding protein 1, whose amino-acid sequence is MALLTNVTIILVLACISHQVMLGSCQKSGGRRGRGMDKGQHKDRSGAKVGRQTKSVSAQLMRGKVVTRDKLECAWVATGEDIVILSITCKKEDRSFSCEYTARPTACPEYASNVKLYWKQIGRELKKLNSLCQDSSAFVRAGMCRRAAREAHFRLNVTQRVKTSPLYTPTSPVKAVKSCQADNRRRAEEFCNNPWSSVCTFLFTMVQDYDC